Proteins from one Mycolicibacter virginiensis genomic window:
- a CDS encoding NUDIX hydrolase, whose amino-acid sequence MNEPQPPPLPTRPAATVMLVREDAAGGAGLDVFLMRRHAAMEFAAGVMVFPGGGVDDRDRSTEIAWHGPEPTWWAQRFGVDVDLAAALVCAAARETFEESGVLFAGPADDPDRVVSDASVYAESRRALNAGELSFADFLRTENLVLHAELLRPWANWVTPEAERTRRYDTYFFVGALPVGQRADGENTESDRAGWLTPEAAIEDFAAGNSFLLPPTWTQLDSLIGRSIEAVMAVERQIVVVQPDLARRGDNWEIEFFNSDRYNAARGKRWPG is encoded by the coding sequence ATGAACGAACCCCAGCCACCACCGTTGCCGACGCGACCGGCCGCGACGGTGATGCTGGTACGCGAGGATGCCGCCGGCGGGGCGGGCCTCGACGTGTTTCTGATGCGCCGCCATGCCGCGATGGAGTTCGCCGCCGGAGTGATGGTGTTTCCCGGCGGTGGGGTCGACGACCGTGACCGCAGCACCGAGATCGCCTGGCATGGGCCGGAGCCGACGTGGTGGGCGCAGCGTTTCGGCGTTGACGTCGACCTGGCCGCGGCCCTGGTGTGCGCGGCCGCACGCGAGACCTTCGAGGAATCCGGGGTGCTGTTCGCCGGCCCCGCCGATGATCCGGACCGGGTTGTCTCCGATGCCTCGGTGTACGCCGAATCCCGGCGAGCGCTGAACGCCGGTGAGCTGTCGTTCGCCGACTTTCTGCGCACCGAGAATCTGGTGCTGCACGCCGAGCTGCTGCGGCCCTGGGCGAACTGGGTGACTCCGGAGGCCGAGCGCACCCGCCGCTATGACACCTACTTCTTTGTGGGCGCACTGCCGGTCGGGCAGCGGGCGGACGGCGAGAACACCGAATCCGACCGCGCCGGCTGGCTCACGCCCGAAGCGGCGATCGAAGACTTCGCGGCGGGGAACAGCTTCTTGCTGCCGCCGACCTGGACGCAGCTGGATTCGCTCATCGGGCGCAGCATCGAGGCCGTGATGGCGGTGGAACGGCAGATCGTGGTGGTGCAGCCGGACCTGGCGCGCCGCGGCGACAACTGGGAGATCGAATTCTTCAACTCCGACCGTTACAACGCAGCGCGCGGGAAGCGATGGCCCGGATGA
- a CDS encoding iron-siderophore ABC transporter substrate-binding protein, which translates to MTRVDRRAASAVALAVTLLTTAGCAGDTAETAPTSISTTTTMVAGAGVLGNDRRPDESCAAEPAHPDPGPAMRWAHNAAEVEPASVEVPEQAERIVVLSGDQLDTLCALGLQSRVVGAALPDGADKQPSYLGSVVHGVAAVGSRSNPDTGAIAELHPDLILGAQGLTPGYAELAAIAPTVFTGAPGSAWEDNVRGVGAATARSGAADDVLERFSAYAAETREVSDATHFQVSVVEFTDNSVRVYGASGFAASVLRAVGVDRPPLQRFTDRPYIEIPANDADLAGRADFSAADGDIVYVSLASPAVKARAATVFDSVAWRRLAANRDSRVFVVNNEVWQTGQGPVAARGVAEDLHWVNAPIN; encoded by the coding sequence GTGACCAGGGTGGACAGGCGGGCGGCGTCCGCAGTAGCGCTTGCCGTGACCTTGCTCACGACGGCCGGATGCGCGGGCGATACCGCCGAAACGGCCCCGACCTCGATCTCCACCACGACGACGATGGTCGCCGGGGCCGGCGTGCTCGGCAATGATCGTCGTCCCGACGAGTCGTGCGCGGCCGAGCCTGCGCACCCGGATCCCGGCCCCGCCATGCGCTGGGCCCACAACGCGGCCGAGGTGGAGCCGGCCAGCGTCGAAGTCCCCGAGCAGGCTGAGCGCATCGTGGTGCTCTCCGGCGATCAGCTCGACACGCTCTGCGCCCTGGGCCTGCAGTCCCGCGTGGTCGGCGCCGCACTGCCGGACGGGGCGGACAAGCAACCGTCGTACCTGGGCTCGGTGGTGCACGGTGTCGCGGCAGTGGGCTCGCGCAGCAATCCCGATACCGGCGCCATCGCCGAGCTGCATCCGGATCTGATCCTGGGCGCACAGGGCCTGACACCCGGCTATGCGGAGCTGGCCGCGATCGCCCCCACCGTGTTCACCGGAGCGCCGGGTTCGGCGTGGGAGGACAACGTGCGCGGCGTGGGCGCCGCGACGGCCCGCTCCGGCGCCGCCGACGACGTGCTCGAGAGGTTCAGCGCGTACGCCGCTGAAACCCGCGAGGTCAGCGACGCCACCCACTTCCAGGTATCGGTGGTGGAGTTCACCGACAACAGCGTGCGCGTGTACGGGGCCTCCGGCTTCGCCGCCAGCGTGCTCAGGGCCGTCGGAGTGGACCGACCGCCGTTGCAGCGGTTCACCGATCGGCCCTACATCGAGATCCCAGCTAACGATGCCGATCTGGCCGGCCGGGCGGATTTTTCGGCGGCCGACGGCGACATCGTCTACGTGTCCTTGGCCTCGCCGGCAGTGAAGGCGCGGGCTGCCACGGTGTTCGACAGCGTCGCCTGGCGACGGCTTGCGGCCAACCGCGACAGCCGGGTTTTCGTCGTCAACAACGAGGTGTGGCAGACCGGGCAGGGACCGGTCGCCGCGCGCGGCGTGGCCGAAGACCTGCACTGGGTGAACGCTCCCATCAACTGA
- a CDS encoding histidine phosphatase family protein, translating into MQSAAIRPWTTAAVALLGAGAIAAGPVVVPQAAAVTADILLAAQDITLDLVRHGQSADNANDILGTIPPGAPLTELGEQQAAYLADPSNPLHLAAPDFYSGIYASEFLRSQETAGGWLSAAGAPDTPLTILAGLNEINAGWFEGQDLNILTEIAYALPTFMWALGQYWVPMLGSTIDPNGVAFNDRVTDAIAAIYSNTVSDPESSLNDVAFAHAGTIAIWTLMNVKNPDFGLVLSELLDTHTPLGNTGQVVIEGNPTDGWTLVSWAGHEVSATPDLLTGLFVDWRDLNVAPQIATWHILEALQGGDQSEIAAAVQTGFDQVLGAITAFPQAVLDTITGALGG; encoded by the coding sequence ATGCAGTCAGCTGCCATCCGCCCCTGGACCACTGCGGCCGTCGCGCTGCTGGGCGCGGGCGCCATTGCGGCGGGCCCGGTCGTGGTGCCGCAGGCCGCAGCGGTCACGGCCGACATTCTGTTGGCCGCCCAGGACATCACGCTCGACCTGGTGCGCCACGGCCAGTCGGCGGACAACGCCAACGACATCTTGGGCACCATTCCGCCGGGTGCTCCGCTCACTGAGCTCGGGGAGCAGCAGGCCGCCTACCTTGCCGACCCCAGCAACCCGCTGCACCTTGCCGCCCCCGACTTCTACAGCGGCATTTACGCCTCCGAGTTCCTCCGCTCGCAGGAAACGGCCGGCGGGTGGCTGAGCGCCGCAGGTGCGCCGGACACACCGCTGACGATCCTGGCCGGGCTCAACGAGATCAATGCCGGCTGGTTCGAAGGGCAGGATCTCAACATCCTCACCGAGATCGCCTACGCCCTACCGACATTCATGTGGGCCTTGGGTCAGTACTGGGTGCCGATGCTGGGATCCACCATTGACCCCAACGGGGTGGCCTTCAACGATCGCGTCACCGACGCGATCGCGGCTATCTACAGCAACACCGTCTCCGACCCGGAAAGCTCGCTCAACGACGTGGCGTTCGCGCACGCCGGAACGATCGCGATCTGGACGTTGATGAACGTCAAGAACCCTGACTTCGGGCTGGTCCTCTCCGAATTACTCGACACCCACACCCCACTGGGCAACACCGGCCAGGTGGTCATCGAGGGCAACCCCACCGACGGCTGGACGCTGGTCAGCTGGGCCGGTCACGAGGTGTCGGCGACGCCGGATCTGTTGACCGGGCTGTTCGTCGACTGGCGGGACCTGAACGTCGCGCCGCAGATCGCGACCTGGCACATCCTGGAGGCGCTGCAGGGCGGGGACCAGTCCGAAATCGCTGCCGCCGTGCAGACCGGGTTCGACCAGGTGCTCGGGGCCATCACCGCATTCCCGCAGGCCGTGCTCGACACCATCACCGGCGCGCTGGGCGGCTAG
- a CDS encoding histidine phosphatase family protein, whose product MYQTRPWITAGVALVGAGLVAVGPVAPIAGSLPVVNVPNIQLAAADIVLDLVRHGQSTENVSDYVGTTPPGAPLTDLGQQQAIDVGNGLYNGGDNNIGGVYASDFLRAQQTAWPLIQLLTGQPVDPANFPDGPTPLLAPDQILSGLGEINAGWLEGQSGTLPGLLYLLPTIAWMTGNYWVPMLGSDINPNGMAFQDNYSGAIQTIYDASTADGDSTGTDVAFSHGAAIMAWTMMNVDNPDWGLFLETLSGDRGLPNTGQVVVEGNPTDGWTLVSWNGTEVAENPGLLTGLFVDWRDLIVAPQMAGWHVWEAILGGDPSEILAALQTGFSDVFSALVEFPQAVIETITGAFGDAADTGSADAWGDLLGALAI is encoded by the coding sequence ATGTACCAAACCCGCCCGTGGATCACCGCCGGAGTCGCGCTCGTCGGCGCCGGCCTCGTGGCTGTCGGCCCGGTGGCTCCGATAGCCGGGTCGCTGCCCGTCGTCAATGTGCCCAACATCCAACTGGCCGCCGCGGACATCGTGCTGGATCTGGTCCGGCACGGGCAGTCGACAGAAAACGTGTCGGACTACGTCGGCACGACCCCCCCGGGCGCCCCGCTCACCGACCTGGGGCAGCAACAGGCCATCGACGTCGGAAACGGCCTCTACAACGGCGGCGACAACAACATCGGCGGGGTGTACGCCTCGGACTTCCTGCGCGCCCAGCAGACGGCGTGGCCGCTGATCCAGTTGCTGACCGGACAGCCTGTCGATCCGGCCAACTTCCCGGACGGGCCGACACCGCTGCTTGCGCCCGACCAGATCCTGTCCGGGCTCGGCGAGATCAACGCCGGGTGGCTGGAAGGGCAGAGCGGCACGCTGCCCGGCCTCCTCTACCTCCTGCCCACCATCGCGTGGATGACCGGGAACTACTGGGTGCCGATGCTCGGCTCGGACATCAACCCCAACGGGATGGCGTTCCAGGACAACTACAGTGGCGCCATTCAGACGATCTACGACGCCAGCACGGCAGACGGCGACAGCACCGGGACCGATGTGGCCTTCTCGCACGGCGCGGCGATCATGGCGTGGACGATGATGAACGTCGACAACCCCGATTGGGGGCTGTTCTTGGAGACGCTGTCCGGCGACCGCGGGCTACCCAACACCGGCCAGGTCGTGGTCGAAGGCAACCCGACCGACGGCTGGACCCTGGTCAGCTGGAACGGCACTGAGGTCGCAGAGAACCCGGGCCTGCTCACCGGGCTGTTCGTCGACTGGCGTGACCTGATCGTCGCCCCGCAGATGGCCGGCTGGCACGTCTGGGAGGCCATCCTCGGTGGCGACCCCTCTGAGATCTTGGCTGCGCTGCAGACCGGCTTCAGCGACGTGTTCTCGGCGCTGGTGGAATTCCCGCAGGCGGTGATCGAGACCATCACCGGTGCGTTCGGCGATGCCGCAGACACCGGCTCGGCCGATGCATGGGGTGACCTGCTGGGGGCTCTGGCGATCTAG
- a CDS encoding enoyl-CoA hydratase, with protein MARMSEFVSVHTSAEEPGVATLVISRAPTNAMTRQVYREIVAAAAEVSARDDVASVVLYGGHEIFCAGDDVPELRTLIAAEAQVFARVRHDAVQAVAAIGKPTVAAITGYALGSGLALALAADWRISGDNVKFGATEILAGLAPDGGGLARLARTIGASRTKELAYSGRFFDTEEALALGLVDDMVAPDGVYEAAIGWARRFVDTPAQALAAAKASIDSIETEPPADRAAADQRRYGELFAAGIGPAAQGS; from the coding sequence ATGGCCCGGATGAGCGAATTCGTATCGGTGCACACCTCAGCCGAGGAGCCCGGGGTGGCCACCCTGGTGATCTCCCGGGCGCCGACCAATGCCATGACCCGGCAGGTCTACCGGGAGATCGTCGCCGCTGCCGCCGAGGTGTCGGCGCGCGACGACGTCGCATCCGTGGTGTTGTACGGGGGCCACGAGATCTTTTGCGCCGGTGACGATGTGCCCGAACTGCGCACGCTGATCGCGGCCGAGGCGCAGGTCTTTGCCCGTGTGCGCCACGATGCCGTACAGGCGGTGGCGGCAATCGGAAAGCCGACGGTGGCTGCGATCACCGGATACGCGCTGGGCAGTGGCCTGGCGCTGGCGCTGGCCGCGGACTGGCGAATCAGCGGCGACAACGTCAAGTTCGGAGCGACCGAGATTCTGGCCGGTCTGGCTCCCGATGGTGGCGGACTGGCCCGGCTGGCTCGAACCATCGGAGCCAGCCGCACCAAGGAATTGGCCTACAGCGGCCGGTTCTTCGATACCGAGGAGGCGCTGGCCCTCGGGCTGGTCGACGACATGGTCGCACCCGACGGCGTCTACGAGGCCGCGATCGGCTGGGCTCGCCGTTTCGTTGATACCCCGGCGCAGGCGCTGGCTGCGGCCAAGGCCTCCATCGACTCCATCGAGACCGAGCCTCCGGCAGACCGGGCCGCCGCTGACCAGCGCCGCTACGGTGAGCTGTTCGCGGCCGGCATTGGCCCTGCTGCGCAAGGCTCTTAG
- the serB gene encoding phosphoserine phosphatase SerB — MSTPKVPVLITVTGVDQPGVTSALFEVLSRNQVELLNVEQVVVRGRLTLGVLVSVEPEVADGPAFADEVTTAIRGVGLDVTIERSDDAPIIAAPSTHRIVVLGRPVAATALGALAHEIAEIDANIDMIRGVSDYPVTGLELRVSVPVGAAGPLQSALSKVAAEQQVDVAFQDASLSRRTKRLIVFDVDSTLIQGEVIEMLADRAGAGGAVAAITEAAMRGELDFAESLHHRVSTLAGLPASVVDEVAEQIELTPGARTTVRTLRRLGFKCGVVSGGFRQVIEPLAAELQLDFVAANELEIVDGKLTGRVIGPVVDRAGKADSLREFAAQAGVPLEQTVAVGDGANDIDMLSTAGLGVAFNAKPALREVADASLSYPYLDTVLFLLGVTRAEIEAADAHDGVLRRVEIPPA, encoded by the coding sequence GTGAGCACGCCCAAGGTGCCGGTGTTGATCACCGTCACCGGTGTCGATCAGCCCGGCGTGACGTCGGCCCTCTTCGAGGTGCTGTCGCGCAACCAGGTGGAGTTGCTCAACGTCGAACAGGTCGTGGTCCGCGGTCGCCTCACCCTGGGCGTGCTGGTGTCGGTCGAGCCGGAGGTGGCTGACGGGCCGGCGTTCGCCGACGAGGTGACCACCGCGATTCGCGGTGTGGGACTTGACGTCACGATCGAACGCAGCGACGACGCGCCGATCATCGCGGCACCCTCCACCCATCGGATCGTGGTCTTGGGCCGCCCGGTGGCTGCCACGGCCCTGGGGGCACTGGCTCACGAGATCGCCGAGATCGACGCCAACATCGACATGATCCGCGGCGTGTCCGACTACCCGGTGACGGGGCTGGAACTGCGGGTCTCGGTGCCGGTCGGTGCCGCGGGCCCGTTGCAGTCCGCGCTGAGCAAAGTCGCGGCCGAGCAACAGGTCGACGTGGCGTTCCAAGATGCCAGCTTGTCGCGCCGGACCAAACGTCTGATCGTGTTCGACGTCGACTCCACCCTGATTCAGGGCGAGGTCATCGAGATGCTGGCCGACCGGGCCGGTGCCGGGGGCGCGGTCGCCGCGATCACCGAGGCCGCGATGCGCGGCGAGCTCGACTTCGCCGAATCCTTGCACCACCGGGTGTCCACCCTCGCCGGCCTGCCCGCCAGTGTCGTCGACGAGGTAGCCGAGCAGATCGAGCTGACTCCCGGTGCCCGCACCACGGTGCGCACGCTGCGCCGCCTCGGTTTCAAATGCGGGGTGGTGTCCGGCGGTTTCCGGCAAGTGATCGAGCCGCTGGCGGCCGAGCTGCAGCTGGACTTCGTGGCGGCCAACGAGCTGGAGATCGTCGACGGAAAACTCACCGGGCGGGTGATCGGTCCGGTGGTCGACCGCGCCGGCAAGGCCGACTCGTTGCGGGAGTTCGCCGCCCAGGCGGGAGTACCGCTGGAGCAGACCGTGGCGGTCGGAGACGGCGCCAATGACATCGACATGCTGTCCACGGCGGGCTTGGGTGTGGCGTTCAATGCCAAACCGGCGCTGCGCGAGGTGGCCGACGCCTCGCTGAGCTACCCGTATCTGGACACGGTGCTGTTTCTGCTCGGGGTAACCCGTGCCGAGATCGAGGCCGCCGATGCACACGACGGCGTACTGCGTCGGGTCGAGATCCCGCCGGCTTAG
- a CDS encoding ABC transporter ATP-binding protein, translated as MRHDRAVPDTGRSAPATGADQDLLIHFEGISLCRDGRSLVGPLDWSVELDERWVIIGPNGAGKTSLLRIAAATEHPSSGVAYVLGEQLGRVDTTELRARVGLSSSSLAQRIPGGETVSDLVISAGYAVLGRWRERYDAVDHERAVDLLESLGAEHLADRTYGTLSEGERKRVLIARALMTDPELLLLDEPAAGLDLGGREELVARLGDLAADPDAPAIVLVTHHVEEIPVGFSHCLLLAEGRAVAAGLLEDVLTAENLSATFGQSISLDVIDGRYFARRTRSRAAHRRRA; from the coding sequence ATACGGCACGATAGGGCCGTGCCCGATACCGGACGTTCCGCTCCCGCAACCGGGGCCGATCAGGATCTGTTGATCCACTTCGAGGGTATTTCGCTGTGCCGTGACGGGCGCTCTCTGGTGGGGCCGCTGGACTGGTCGGTCGAACTCGACGAACGCTGGGTGATCATCGGGCCCAACGGTGCGGGCAAGACGTCGTTGTTGCGGATCGCCGCTGCCACCGAACACCCGTCCTCGGGTGTGGCCTACGTGTTGGGCGAACAGCTCGGCCGGGTCGACACCACGGAGCTGCGGGCCCGGGTGGGCCTGAGTTCCTCCTCGCTGGCGCAGCGGATCCCAGGCGGGGAAACGGTCAGCGACCTGGTCATCTCGGCCGGCTACGCGGTCCTGGGACGGTGGCGGGAACGCTACGACGCCGTCGACCACGAGCGGGCGGTCGATCTGTTGGAGAGCCTGGGTGCCGAGCACTTGGCGGATCGCACCTACGGAACGCTGTCCGAAGGTGAGCGCAAGCGGGTGCTGATCGCCCGCGCCCTGATGACCGACCCAGAACTGCTGCTGCTCGACGAGCCAGCGGCCGGCTTGGACCTGGGTGGGCGCGAGGAGCTGGTGGCGCGGCTGGGGGATCTGGCTGCCGACCCGGACGCACCGGCGATCGTGCTGGTCACCCACCACGTTGAGGAGATCCCGGTCGGATTCAGTCACTGCCTGCTGCTGGCCGAGGGCCGCGCGGTGGCGGCCGGCCTGCTCGAGGACGTGCTCACGGCCGAGAACCTGTCGGCCACGTTCGGCCAGTCGATCTCCCTGGATGTCATCGACGGGCGCTACTTCGCGCGCCGGACCCGAAGCCGAGCAGCCCACCGGAGGCGCGCATGA
- the ctaD gene encoding aa3-type cytochrome oxidase subunit I, which yields MTAEAPPRAELEASRPFPALMGPKGSLLYKMITTTDHKLIGIMYCVACMAFFFIGGLLALLMRTELAVPGLQFLSNEQFNQLFTMHGTVMLLFYATPIVFGFSNLVLPLQIGAPDVAFPRLNAFSFWLFLFGATIALAGFITPGGAADFGWTAYTPLSDAVHSPGAGGDLWIMGLAVGGLGTILGAVNMITTVACMRAPGMTMFRLPIFTWNILVTSILVLIVFPLLTAALFGLAVDRHLGGHVYDSANGGVLLWQHLFWFFGHPEVYIIALPFFGIVSEVFPVFSRKPIFGYVTLVYATLSIAGLSTAVWAHHMFATGAVLLPFFSLLTLMIAIPTGLKFFNWIGTMWRGQLTFETPMLFALGFIVTFMAGGLTGVMLASPPLDFHVSDSYFLIAHFHYVLFGTIVFATFSGIYFWFPKMTGRLLDERLGKLHFWLTFIGFHTTFLIQHWLGNMGMPRRYADYLPTDGFTAFNIVSTVGAFILGSSMIAFTWNVFKSWRYGEVVTVDDPWGYGNSLEWATSCPPPRHNFTELPRIRSERPAFELHYPHMIDRLRAEAHVGRHPGDELYEPANA from the coding sequence TTGACCGCCGAAGCACCCCCACGCGCAGAACTCGAGGCCAGTCGGCCCTTCCCTGCGTTGATGGGCCCCAAGGGCAGCCTGCTGTACAAGATGATCACCACCACCGATCACAAGCTGATCGGCATCATGTACTGCGTCGCCTGCATGGCCTTCTTCTTCATCGGCGGCCTGCTCGCGCTGCTCATGCGTACCGAGCTGGCGGTGCCGGGCCTGCAGTTCCTGTCCAACGAGCAGTTCAACCAGCTGTTCACCATGCACGGCACGGTGATGCTGCTCTTCTACGCCACCCCGATCGTGTTCGGGTTCTCCAACCTGGTGCTGCCGCTGCAGATCGGCGCCCCGGACGTGGCCTTCCCGCGCCTGAACGCGTTCTCGTTCTGGCTGTTCCTGTTCGGCGCGACCATCGCCCTGGCCGGCTTCATCACCCCCGGTGGCGCCGCCGACTTCGGCTGGACCGCCTACACGCCGCTGAGCGACGCGGTGCACTCTCCGGGCGCCGGCGGCGACCTGTGGATCATGGGCCTGGCCGTCGGTGGTCTGGGCACCATCCTCGGTGCGGTCAACATGATCACCACGGTGGCCTGCATGCGTGCCCCCGGCATGACCATGTTCCGGCTGCCGATCTTCACCTGGAACATCCTGGTCACCTCGATCCTGGTGCTGATCGTCTTCCCGTTGCTGACCGCGGCGCTGTTCGGCTTGGCCGTTGACCGTCACCTCGGCGGGCACGTCTACGACTCCGCCAACGGTGGGGTGCTGTTGTGGCAGCACTTGTTCTGGTTCTTCGGCCACCCCGAGGTGTACATCATCGCGCTGCCGTTCTTCGGCATCGTCAGCGAAGTGTTCCCGGTCTTCTCCCGCAAGCCGATCTTCGGCTACGTCACCCTGGTGTACGCGACGCTGAGCATCGCCGGGCTATCGACCGCGGTTTGGGCGCACCACATGTTCGCCACCGGCGCGGTGCTGCTGCCCTTCTTCTCGCTGCTGACCTTGATGATCGCCATCCCGACCGGTCTGAAGTTCTTCAACTGGATCGGCACCATGTGGCGGGGCCAGCTGACCTTCGAGACGCCGATGCTGTTCGCACTGGGCTTCATCGTCACGTTCATGGCCGGTGGTCTGACTGGCGTCATGCTGGCCAGTCCGCCGCTGGACTTCCACGTCAGCGACAGCTACTTCCTGATCGCGCACTTCCACTACGTGCTGTTCGGCACCATCGTGTTCGCGACGTTCTCCGGGATCTACTTCTGGTTCCCGAAGATGACCGGCCGGCTGCTCGACGAGCGGCTCGGGAAGTTGCACTTCTGGTTGACCTTCATCGGGTTCCACACCACGTTCCTGATCCAGCACTGGCTGGGCAACATGGGTATGCCGCGTCGTTACGCCGACTACCTGCCGACTGACGGCTTCACCGCGTTCAACATAGTGTCGACCGTCGGGGCCTTCATCCTGGGCTCGTCGATGATCGCCTTCACCTGGAACGTCTTCAAGAGCTGGCGTTACGGCGAGGTTGTCACGGTCGACGACCCGTGGGGCTACGGCAACTCCCTGGAGTGGGCGACCAGTTGCCCGCCGCCGCGGCACAACTTCACCGAGCTGCCCCGGATCCGTTCGGAGCGTCCGGCTTTCGAGCTGCACTACCCGCACATGATCGATCGGCTGCGGGCTGAGGCGCACGTCGGCCGTCACCCCGGTGACGAGCTGTACGAACCCGCAAACGCTTGA
- a CDS encoding PE-PPE domain-containing protein, producing MVRISSAVAVGLVGAGLIACPSPAGAAVPAAQAVQLTGAGASLGGGTALIMGGSGMPTPGPGYAELVNELYLAPLGFTGTTQILTTPETLYPFLGAFTGTFDSSVDEGTRILEAAILAQIAGGQVDADNPVVVFGWSQSAVLSSLIMERLADEGVPSDYVHFVLIGNESLPNGGMLARFDLPTGTYPELPSVGMTFSGAAPANLFPTTVYTNEYDGFANFPQYSLNFLSTINAVMGIIFAHTTYLGLSPEDIANAVLLPTSSPDVLTDYYMIPSATLPLLAPLQLLPYIGNPLVDLLDPALRVLVNLGYGNIEHGWSPGFADTPTGIGVLPDLDVLQQVPEALFEAVQKGLTDAFNTLMDPANYVYALPEWAEQLASLGDTLGGGETSVGVTVPTTWDDLFGSFPPHTGYPPLDMLSALVFTLPEYSYNVFMSEIADGDFLDAIGIPLAATAGLLPLALIGALL from the coding sequence ATGGTCCGTATTTCCAGTGCTGTCGCGGTCGGGCTTGTCGGTGCCGGGCTCATCGCCTGCCCCTCCCCTGCCGGCGCCGCGGTGCCCGCGGCCCAGGCGGTCCAGCTCACCGGCGCCGGCGCATCGCTGGGCGGCGGGACCGCGCTGATCATGGGCGGCAGCGGCATGCCGACCCCCGGCCCCGGCTACGCGGAGCTGGTCAACGAGCTCTACCTGGCGCCCCTCGGCTTCACCGGCACCACTCAGATCCTGACCACCCCCGAAACGCTGTACCCGTTCCTCGGTGCGTTCACCGGGACCTTCGACAGTTCGGTGGATGAAGGCACCCGGATCCTGGAGGCCGCGATCCTCGCCCAGATCGCCGGCGGTCAGGTCGACGCCGACAATCCCGTCGTGGTGTTCGGGTGGTCGCAAAGCGCGGTGCTCTCGTCGCTGATCATGGAGCGGCTCGCCGACGAGGGCGTACCCAGCGACTACGTGCACTTCGTGCTGATCGGCAACGAGAGCCTTCCTAACGGCGGCATGCTGGCCCGCTTCGACCTTCCGACAGGTACCTACCCGGAATTACCCAGCGTCGGAATGACATTCAGTGGCGCGGCGCCCGCCAACTTGTTCCCCACCACCGTCTACACCAACGAGTACGACGGTTTCGCCAATTTTCCGCAGTATTCGCTCAACTTCTTGTCCACGATCAACGCCGTGATGGGCATCATCTTCGCGCACACGACCTATCTGGGGCTCAGTCCCGAGGACATCGCGAATGCGGTTTTGCTCCCGACATCGAGCCCCGACGTCCTGACCGACTACTACATGATCCCCTCCGCCACGTTGCCACTACTGGCTCCGCTGCAGCTGCTGCCCTACATCGGCAACCCGCTGGTTGATCTGCTGGATCCGGCACTGCGAGTGCTGGTGAACCTGGGGTACGGCAACATCGAGCACGGCTGGAGCCCCGGTTTCGCCGACACCCCCACCGGCATCGGAGTCCTGCCGGACCTCGATGTCCTGCAGCAGGTTCCGGAAGCTCTCTTCGAGGCAGTGCAAAAGGGCCTCACTGACGCCTTCAACACCTTGATGGATCCGGCCAACTACGTGTACGCGCTGCCGGAGTGGGCCGAACAGCTGGCGAGCCTCGGCGACACCCTGGGAGGCGGTGAGACATCGGTCGGGGTCACGGTGCCCACCACCTGGGACGACCTCTTCGGATCGTTCCCGCCGCACACGGGTTACCCGCCGCTGGACATGCTCAGCGCCTTGGTGTTCACGCTGCCCGAGTACAGCTACAACGTCTTCATGTCCGAGATCGCCGACGGCGACTTCCTGGACGCCATCGGGATACCGCTCGCCGCCACCGCCGGGCTGCTGCCGTTGGCCTTGATCGGGGCGTTGCTGTAA